From one Cyanobacterium stanieri PCC 7202 genomic stretch:
- a CDS encoding hypothetical protein (KEGG: cyc:PCC7424_2348 hypothetical protein~SPTR: Putative uncharacterized protein) produces MKRCQYNEHGKEKLIEIMNLDQQFENLINQAPNYGVPAPIMQYGVVPVLKVYAQQLNHQKYYLRQTLENNLVLTVLGKEDEPEIEKKVVYAFPTVEDAVKFADSEIDKLEIIAQEISISEILFQMFTLKEVDSIIFLDTPQDYRQSKEIFCHKLQKAIQENLKMLLDKNKPTNSTIA; encoded by the coding sequence TTGAAAAGATGTCAGTATAATGAACATGGGAAAGAAAAACTAATCGAAATCATGAATTTAGACCAACAATTTGAAAATTTAATCAATCAAGCCCCAAATTATGGTGTACCTGCCCCCATTATGCAATATGGCGTAGTGCCAGTATTAAAAGTATATGCCCAACAATTAAACCATCAAAAATATTACCTCCGACAAACCCTCGAAAATAATCTGGTGCTTACCGTATTGGGAAAAGAAGACGAGCCAGAAATTGAAAAAAAAGTAGTTTATGCCTTTCCCACCGTAGAAGATGCAGTAAAATTTGCTGATAGTGAGATAGATAAATTAGAAATTATTGCCCAAGAAATTAGTATCAGCGAAATTCTCTTTCAAATGTTTACCCTCAAGGAAGTTGATAGCATTATTTTCCTCGATACTCCCCAAGACTATCGTCAAAGTAAAGAAATTTTTTGCCATAAGTTACAAAAAGCCATTCAAGAAAATTTGAAAATGCTGTTAGACAAAAATAAACCGACTAACAGCACCATTGCTTAA
- a CDS encoding pentapeptide repeat protein (PFAM: Pentapeptide repeats (8 copies); Choristoneura fumiferana antifreeze protein (CfAFP)~COGs: COG1357 Uncharacterized low-complexity protein~InterPro IPR001646~KEGG: syp:SYNPCC7002_A2258 pentapeptide repeat-containing protein~PFAM: pentapeptide repeat protein~SPTR: Pentapeptide repeat protein), whose translation MEIQELMERYQKGETNFEKVDLHGQILSNINLSRANLKESDLSGVEFINCSFVETNLKGSNVNNSILKGDLTGVNLIRATLLHSDLSQSNLTDASLRAANLTECNLSESKLVYALLHDSILKDANLSKAQMTNCLLSRANLSGANLQGANLQGCNLTNALLLNTNLEGANLSFAQLNSVNAVGINATHTNFSHANLSAGNFASAIFHSANLTDAMVTWVSLRSADFTKANFSGAKLSWSNFMRANLTHANLTDAQTNNTNFEDAILDGVILNTEQ comes from the coding sequence ATGGAAATCCAAGAATTAATGGAAAGATACCAAAAAGGAGAAACAAACTTTGAAAAAGTTGATCTCCACGGTCAAATCTTGAGTAATATCAACCTCAGTCGTGCCAATCTCAAAGAATCAGACTTAAGCGGAGTTGAGTTTATAAATTGTTCCTTCGTTGAAACCAACCTCAAAGGTTCCAATGTTAACAATAGTATCCTCAAAGGAGACTTAACAGGGGTGAATCTAATCAGGGCAACCCTACTCCATAGCGACTTATCCCAATCCAACCTTACCGATGCTAGTTTGAGGGCCGCAAACCTCACCGAATGTAACCTGAGCGAATCAAAATTAGTCTATGCCCTCCTCCATGATTCTATTCTCAAAGATGCTAACCTCAGTAAAGCTCAAATGACCAACTGCCTTCTCAGTCGAGCAAATTTGAGTGGTGCCAATCTGCAAGGCGCTAATCTACAGGGTTGTAACCTCACCAACGCCCTTTTACTCAACACCAACCTCGAAGGGGCTAACCTTTCTTTCGCCCAACTCAATAGCGTTAATGCGGTGGGTATCAACGCCACTCATACCAACTTCAGCCATGCTAACCTAAGCGCGGGAAACTTTGCCAGTGCTATTTTTCATAGCGCCAACCTCACCGATGCCATGGTGACATGGGTAAGCCTTCGTAGTGCTGATTTTACCAAAGCCAATTTTTCTGGAGCGAAATTATCTTGGTCTAATTTTATGAGGGCAAACCTCACCCACGCCAACTTAACCGATGCTCAAACCAACAATACCAATTTTGAAGATGCCATTCTTGACGGAGTTATTTTAAATACCGAACAATAA